A stretch of the Ptychodera flava strain L36383 chromosome 18, AS_Pfla_20210202, whole genome shotgun sequence genome encodes the following:
- the LOC139117970 gene encoding tyrosine-protein kinase Fer-like isoform X2 yields the protein MPVISKPFNFPPAHELKRSDITTITKLGEGNFGSVEKAKLRNLGGQPGAIEVAVKYLKLEEEAAEEKEIFDKELKVASSIEYHPNVITFIGFVTVEDPMLLVFEFAKQGELLNYLRERKDNGISQDKLVKFTLDVANGMSYLSSKAIIHRDLAARNILVSGDTCKISDFGFSRLGEIYVKMSKDGIPIFWTAPECLVAKGAKYNTKTDVWSYGVLMWEIMSLGERPYSSGLKDRIKQYLEGGGRLTKPKGCPDNIYEVMKKCWQLNQNDRPTFRRLANEIDAIHCDLTDQDDYEVVEVGAQLPAVDGYDDITVHIP from the exons ATGCCGGTAATTTCCAAG CCGTTCAATTTCCCTCCAGCCCATGAACTGAAAAGGTCAGACATAACAACAATTACAAAACTAGGAGAGGGAAATTTTGGCTCGGTAGAAAAAGCAAAGTTGAGAAATCTTGGTGGTCAACCGGGCGCCATCGAAGTTGCCGTCAAATACCTCAAACTCGAAGAAG AAGCGGcggaagaaaaagaaatctttgACAAAGAACTAAAGGTGGCATCTTCAATCGAGTACCATCCGAATGTCATCACGTTCATTGGTTTTGTAACAGTGGAAG ATCCTATGTTATTAGTGTTCGAGTTTGCCAAACAAGGAGAGTTGTTGAACTATTTGAGAGAGCGTAAGGACAATGGTATAAGCCAGGATAAGCTTGTCAAATTTACACTCGATGTGGCAAATGGAATGTCTTACCTTTCGTCCAAAGCG ATTATCCATCGTGATTTGGCGGCTCGTAACATATTGGTCAGTGGAGACACATGCAAAATCTCTGATTTTGGTTTCTCACGTTTGGGAGAGATTTATGTGAAAATGTCTAAG GACGGAATTCCCATTTTCTGGACTGCTCCTGAATGTTTGGTCGCAAAGGGAGCAAAGTACAACACCAAAACAGATGTTTGGTCTTACGGTGTTTTGATGTGGGAAATTATGTCACTGG GAGAAAGACCCTACTCTTCAGGTTTAAAAGACAGAATCAAACAATATCTTGAAGGAGGCGGTCGTCTGACGAAACCAAAGGGGTGCCCAGATAACAT atatGAAGTCATGAAGAAGTGTTGGCAGCTAAATCAAAACGACAGACCAACTTTTAGAAGACTAGCAAATGAAATCGATGCAATCCATTGTGACCTTACA GACCAAGATGATTATGAAGTTGTCGAAGTCGGAGCCCAACTGCCTGCAGTGGACGGCTATGATGACATCACAGTACATATTCCTTGA